In one Fusarium keratoplasticum isolate Fu6.1 chromosome 5, whole genome shotgun sequence genomic region, the following are encoded:
- a CDS encoding Histone H1 — MPPKTAAAKKSGHASYQDMITDAIVNLKDRKGSSRQSLKKYVKANNTLNVTDNMFDSLFNKALKAGVDKGIFEQPKGPSGGTKLAKKQPEPKKEKKPAPAPKKEAAEKAPAKKPAAKKAAAPKKAAAEKKPAAEKKAAAEKPAPAKKAAPKKAAAAATEKKAPAEKKAAAPKKAAAPKKAEKAEKAADAPLTKTKTGRVTKPAKAAPTKKAAVSKRAAAPKKAAASKA; from the exons ATGCCTCCCAAGACCGCCGCCGCGAAGAAGTCTGGCCACGCCAGCTACCAG GACATGATCACtgatgccattgtcaac CTCAAGGACCGAAAGGGCTCTAG CCGTCAGTCCCTGAAGAAGTATGTCAAGGCAAACAACACTCTCAATGTCACGGACAACATGTTCGACTcgctcttcaacaaggcccTGAAGGCTGGCGTTGACAAGGGCATCTTCGAGCAGCCCAAGGGTCCTTCTGGTGGCaccaagctcgccaagaagcagcctgaGCctaagaaggagaagaagcctgccCCTGctcccaagaaggaggctgccgagaaggctcccgccaagaagcccgccgcTAAGAAGGCCGCTGcccccaagaaggctgccgctgagaagaagcctgctgccgagaagaaggctgccgctGAAAAGCCCGCTCCTGCAAAGAAGGCTGCTCCTaagaaggctgccgccgctgccactgagaagaaggctcctgctgagaagaaggccgccgcccccaagaaggctgctgctCCCAAGAAG gccgagaaggctgagaaggccgcCGATGCCCCtctcaccaagaccaagactgGTCGCGTCACAAAGCCTGCCAAGGCCGCCCCCACAAAGAAGGCTGCCGTGTCGaagagagcagcagcgcccaagaaggctgctgcCTCCAAGGCGTAG
- a CDS encoding Asparagine--tRNA ligase, with protein sequence MRSIRLSSVPRTARLWVQRRPYSVRVPGECQKDIKTVAELKAWGPSTRVPDVEVSGWVRSVRKSSGVRFIDITDGSSMRPVQVVVDKSLATDMRPGAAVRLKGTWVDETRRESENNAESSEAPKTPANAELQVSEVEVLGHSDPQTYPIQNKYQTPESLRTISHLRPRTPLNSTMLRLRSDATALLTQFFFQERFQQSHPPIITSSDCEGAGEAFAVKASSPGEFFRDPKYLTVSSQLHLEALAQALGNVWTLSPTFRAEQSDTSRHLSEFYMLEAEMSFVDDMDEVMDLAQRMLNSLARGLKELNAAKELEQNRVDSKDPAERLAFNDLVDQKQLDRRWRGLLTTKRWPRVTYSEAIKILEPIADQFEHKPTWGAGLQSEHEKYLAEKIGYDEATDSSVPIFITQYPREIKAFYMRQSASSPDAGLTVDCFDLLVPSLGELAGGSMREHRLPQLEENMRALGLEVPSKQSPKGKELAWYLDLRRWGCPPHGGFGLGFDRLLSYLTGVPNVRDVVAFPRHYERCDC encoded by the exons ATGCGTTCAATTCGCCTTTCCAGTGTCCCGAGGACGGCAAGATTATGGGTTCAGAGAAGACCCTACTCGGTTCGAGTACCTGGCGAGTGCCAGAAGGACATCAAAACTGTGGCAGAACTGAAGGCCTGGGGACCATCAACCCGTGTACCAGATGTTGAAGTCTCTGGATGGGTGAGATCAGTGAGGAAGAGTTCTGGCGTACGCTTCATCGACATCACCGATGGCTCATCTATGCGTCCGGTTCAAGTGGTTGTCGATAAGAGCTTGGCCACAGA CATGCGCCCCGGTGCTGCTGTCCGTCTAAAGGGCACGTGGGTTGATGAGACTAGAAGAGAATCCGAAAACAATGCAGAATCTTCAGAGGCTCCCAAGACACCTGCCAATGCCGAGCTTCAAGTCTCAGAGGTGGAGGTTCTGGGCCATTCTGATCCTCAA ACATATCCGATCCAGAACAAGTATCAGACACCTGAAAGTCTTCGCACAATCTCTCACCTTCGGCCACGAACTCCTCTCAACTCCACCATGCTACGACTGCGCTCTGATGCCACCGCTCTCCTCACTCAGTTCTTCTTTCAAGAACGCTTCCAGCAGTCACACccgcccatcatcacctccTCTGACTGCGAGGGTGCTGGCGAGGCTTTTGCGGTCAAGGCCTCTTCACCGGGCGAGTTCTTCCGCGACCCCAAATATCTAACGGTCTCttctcaacttcatctcgaGGCTCTCGCCCAGGCACTCGGCAACGTGTGGACTCTGTCTCCAACGTTCCGTGCTGAGCAGAGTGATACGTCAAGACATCTCAGCGAGTTCTATATGCTCGAGGCTGAAATGAGCTTCGTTGATGATATGGATGAGGTTATGGACTTGGCACAACGCATGTTGAACTCTCTTGCGCGTGGACTGAAGGAACTCAACGCTGCCAAGGAACTCGAGCAGAACCGTGTCGACTCCAAAGATCCAGCCGAACGTCTCGCATTCAACGATCTAGTTGACCAGAAACAACTGGATCGTCGCTGGAGAGGTCTCCTGACCACCAAGAGATGGCCTCGGGTTACCTACAGTGAGGCAATTAAAATCCTAGAGCCCATAGCCGACCAGTTCGAACACAAGCCGACATGGGGTGCTGGCCTACAGTCAGAGCACGAAAAGTACCTGGCCGAGAAGATCGGCTACGACGAGGCTACCGACTCATCCGTGCCGATTTTCATCACCCAGTATCCGCGCGAGATCAAGGCATTTTACATGCGCCAGTCCGCATCTTCCCCTGACGCCGGCCTGACGGTCGACTGCTTCGACCTCCTTGTTCCcagccttggcgagctgGCTGGAGGCTCCATGCGTGAGCATCGCCTGCCCCAGCTAGAAGAGAACATGCGTGCTCTGGGTCTCGAGGTTCCTAGCAAGCAGTCTCCCAAAggaaaggagctggcctggTACCTAGACCTGCGCCGCTGGGGTTGTCCCCCTCACGGCGGCTTCGGTCTTGGATTCGATCGACTCCTTAGCTATCTCACAGGCGTACCCAACGTCCGTGATGTCGTCGCCTTCCCGCGTCACTATGAGCGGTGTGACTGCTGA